From a single Shewanella denitrificans OS217 genomic region:
- the mnmC gene encoding FAD-dependent 5-carboxymethylaminomethyl-2-thiouridine(34) oxidoreductase MnmC encodes MPSCYEHSAQSPRPLSVLAEYFPKGYSVFYKANTETCPEANQYSKALVDFYTQELNQAEDTNLTLGQMGLGDGVSLLLLWQSLLQCRKNNPELSRLKVHLLIFEPHAISALELKQLWQALGLFDANSPVAPQAEQFIAGKMAQINGAQRFILEQGQLRIDVHFGDLHSNLTELMTPEHRVTHWHCLPHIAHTQTEFAETQASQLQFNQVQSNANQLNQAILWQMGRLSQDNASLYLDGENFKPSASDNNALTDCTLIKMATQAGFSRYSPNLFQASSDSCNAIPLGERRALRQQQENRQAHCPVPNSLGERRQAVNNSDSIAIIGGGIAGACLALSLAERGKAVTLYCKDDKLGDGATGNRQGAIYPLLTPENSHLSQFFQQAFLFSRRRLLALLHEVYPIGHQLCGVLQTGFDERSEARLEKIIQGQHWPEEIAYAVSPEQASALAGVSIDKPGFYYPNGGWICPFEFARACLEKAKSLANVEVKLNSTISCIKPLAANVDSKDASGCTSQASGTLWGLYHQGEIVGSHQQVVLASGASITAFEQTQALQMSGFRGQVSHVPSKGELAKLNTVICANGYLTPAFNSTHCVGASYVKDPEHLDFCSDEQAENGQKMQQSFPNLEWPQDIDVSDRNARVGVRMVTRDHFPMMGCAPDIEEIISRYQTLNASPQASQNNYAKQCQQYWQQTPAPVHHNLFVLGGLGSRGLSSAPLAAECLAAQLCGEIAPISATTLALLNPNRMWMRKLLKGKALC; translated from the coding sequence TTGCCTTCTTGTTATGAACATTCAGCCCAATCGCCCCGTCCGCTGTCGGTATTGGCCGAGTACTTCCCTAAGGGTTACTCTGTTTTTTATAAAGCCAATACAGAGACTTGCCCTGAGGCTAACCAGTATAGCAAGGCTTTAGTGGATTTTTATACTCAAGAATTAAATCAAGCTGAAGACACTAACCTCACCTTAGGTCAAATGGGTCTAGGGGATGGCGTATCCCTGCTCTTGTTATGGCAAAGTTTGCTCCAATGCCGTAAAAATAACCCTGAACTATCTAGATTAAAGGTTCATCTATTGATATTCGAGCCACATGCCATTAGCGCCTTGGAGCTTAAGCAATTATGGCAAGCCTTAGGTTTATTTGACGCAAACTCCCCTGTTGCCCCTCAAGCCGAGCAATTTATTGCGGGGAAAATGGCACAGATCAATGGCGCTCAGCGGTTCATCTTAGAGCAAGGTCAGCTGCGCATCGATGTGCATTTTGGCGATCTGCATTCAAACTTAACGGAACTCATGACCCCAGAGCACAGAGTGACTCACTGGCACTGCCTGCCCCATATTGCCCATACTCAAACCGAGTTTGCCGAGACGCAAGCTAGTCAGCTTCAATTTAACCAAGTGCAGTCTAATGCTAATCAATTAAATCAAGCCATTTTGTGGCAGATGGGCCGCTTAAGCCAAGATAACGCCAGCTTGTATCTTGATGGCGAAAATTTTAAGCCATCGGCTAGTGATAATAACGCCTTAACTGACTGCACGCTTATCAAGATGGCGACACAGGCAGGTTTTTCACGTTATTCACCCAATCTCTTTCAGGCATCATCAGATAGCTGTAATGCCATCCCCCTTGGGGAGCGCCGCGCCCTGCGTCAACAACAAGAAAATCGGCAGGCTCACTGCCCTGTGCCCAATTCCCTGGGGGAGCGCCGCCAAGCGGTTAACAACTCAGACAGTATCGCCATTATTGGTGGCGGTATTGCCGGGGCATGCCTCGCCCTGTCCCTTGCCGAGCGCGGTAAAGCCGTGACTCTCTATTGCAAAGACGACAAGCTTGGCGATGGCGCCACTGGTAACCGTCAAGGGGCGATTTATCCGCTACTGACCCCAGAAAATAGCCATTTAAGTCAATTTTTTCAACAAGCGTTTCTGTTTAGTCGCCGCCGCTTATTAGCCCTGTTACATGAAGTCTACCCTATTGGCCATCAGCTCTGCGGTGTGTTGCAAACGGGTTTTGATGAGCGCAGTGAAGCTCGGCTTGAAAAAATCATTCAAGGTCAACACTGGCCTGAGGAAATTGCTTATGCCGTCAGCCCAGAACAAGCCAGTGCACTGGCAGGTGTCAGCATAGATAAACCAGGATTCTACTACCCTAACGGCGGCTGGATCTGCCCGTTCGAGTTCGCCCGTGCTTGCCTTGAAAAGGCCAAATCCTTAGCCAATGTCGAGGTGAAGTTAAACAGCACTATCAGTTGCATCAAGCCGCTAGCCGCAAACGTTGACTCAAAGGACGCGAGTGGATGCACTTCACAAGCCTCTGGCACGCTATGGGGCTTATATCATCAAGGTGAGATTGTGGGTTCGCATCAACAAGTCGTGCTGGCAAGTGGCGCCAGCATTACCGCCTTTGAGCAGACCCAAGCATTACAAATGAGCGGTTTTCGCGGCCAGGTGAGTCATGTCCCCAGCAAAGGCGAACTGGCTAAGCTCAATACCGTTATTTGCGCCAATGGCTACTTAACCCCTGCATTTAACTCAACTCACTGCGTCGGCGCCAGTTATGTTAAAGATCCTGAGCATCTGGACTTCTGCTCCGATGAACAGGCAGAAAACGGCCAAAAAATGCAGCAAAGTTTTCCAAACCTTGAGTGGCCACAGGATATCGATGTCTCTGACAGGAATGCCAGAGTGGGCGTACGCATGGTCACTCGCGATCATTTTCCCATGATGGGCTGCGCCCCGGATATTGAAGAAATCATCAGTCGCTATCAAACCCTGAATGCTAGCCCACAGGCGAGCCAAAACAATTACGCTAAGCAATGTCAGCAGTACTGGCAACAGACTCCCGCACCGGTACACCACAACTTATTTGTCTTGGGAGGCTTGGGCTCACGGGGCTTAAGTTCAGCCCCCCTTGCGGCCGAGTGTTTAGCGGCGCAATTATGTGGTGAGATTGCCCCTATTAGTGCTACCACCTTAGCGCTGCTCAACCCTAATCGTATGTGGATGAGAAAGCTGCTAAAAGGTAAGGCATTGTGTTAG
- a CDS encoding DUF2000 domain-containing protein has translation MKDLPDETEKRFIAILNKKMDSGRTLNVLGHISVGLADLLPAGEAHYVDYLDMDGELHPNLSHYPFIVLKADNSNKIRKVREDAVSRGIKFTDFTHTMIEGGSSIQLETTAATPEAELTYLGICVFGDTSVLSEFTKKFSLYN, from the coding sequence ATGAAAGATTTACCGGATGAAACTGAAAAACGCTTCATTGCTATTTTGAATAAAAAAATGGACAGCGGTCGCACCTTAAATGTCCTTGGGCATATAAGTGTTGGCTTAGCAGATTTGTTGCCCGCGGGGGAAGCCCATTATGTGGATTACCTCGATATGGATGGTGAGTTACATCCTAATTTATCTCATTATCCCTTCATTGTATTAAAGGCTGATAACTCGAACAAAATTAGAAAAGTGAGAGAAGACGCTGTGTCTAGGGGCATCAAGTTCACCGATTTCACTCATACCATGATCGAGGGTGGCTCTAGTATTCAGCTAGAAACGACAGCCGCAACACCTGAAGCAGAGTTAACCTATTTGGGGATCTGTGTGTTCGGTGACACAAGTGTGTTAAGTGAATTCACTAAGAAGTTCAGCTTATATAATTAG
- a CDS encoding IS4-like element ISSde1 family transposase, with the protein MRDIHILHDLIKKQCPQIHQKRLNSLMVATESLLDGNQLSLTQLGRNITGSVAAKHNIKRIDRLLGNYHLAQDKITIYQWHARYLCGANPMPIILVDWSDVREQLRIMTLRASISVQGRSVTLYERTFLFEDYNAPRSHNAFLAELANVLPQGCCPLIVTDAGYRNTWFREVERYGWFWLGRVRGDVSFMHHGQTTWHSNKSLYSKANSTAKYIGNVQLARKSPLSCHLHLFKAKSKLRKDKRSSKTGRNHTAQKSYRLGSKEPWLLATNLPPEYFNPAKVVELYAKRMQIEETFRDLKSPQYGMGLRQSRSRCPKRYDVLLLIAMLAEILLWCIGIAARHLGWQKDFQANSIKYRAVLSVVRLGKEVRRRPKYTLKASIIYWALNEYIKLVHTAGRPKL; encoded by the coding sequence ATGCGTGATATCCATATCTTACACGATTTAATCAAAAAACAATGCCCTCAAATACACCAAAAACGACTTAATTCTCTGATGGTTGCCACTGAGTCACTCCTCGATGGTAATCAACTATCACTTACTCAGCTTGGTCGTAATATTACGGGCTCCGTGGCAGCTAAACACAACATTAAACGTATTGACCGACTCTTAGGTAATTATCACTTAGCTCAAGATAAAATAACAATATATCAGTGGCATGCTCGCTATCTTTGTGGCGCAAACCCTATGCCTATTATTCTCGTCGATTGGTCTGATGTCCGTGAACAGCTTCGAATAATGACGCTACGCGCATCCATCAGCGTTCAAGGTCGCTCTGTGACTCTGTATGAACGGACTTTCTTGTTTGAGGACTACAACGCACCTCGCAGCCATAATGCTTTTCTCGCTGAACTTGCCAACGTTTTACCTCAAGGTTGTTGTCCTCTGATTGTCACCGATGCAGGCTATCGCAATACCTGGTTTAGGGAAGTTGAGCGCTATGGCTGGTTCTGGCTTGGCAGAGTGCGAGGCGATGTAAGCTTTATGCACCACGGGCAAACCACTTGGCATTCAAATAAATCACTCTACTCAAAAGCAAACTCAACCGCTAAATACATAGGTAATGTTCAGCTTGCACGTAAATCACCGCTAAGCTGCCATTTACATCTATTTAAGGCTAAGTCCAAATTACGTAAAGATAAGCGCTCTTCAAAAACGGGCCGAAACCACACCGCACAAAAGAGTTATCGCTTAGGCAGTAAGGAGCCGTGGCTGCTGGCGACCAACTTACCGCCTGAATACTTCAATCCAGCAAAAGTGGTTGAGCTATATGCTAAACGCATGCAAATTGAAGAAACCTTTCGGGATTTAAAAAGCCCACAATATGGCATGGGATTGAGGCAAAGTCGCAGTCGGTGTCCAAAGCGATATGATGTATTGTTGCTTATCGCTATGCTGGCAGAAATACTGTTGTGGTGTATAGGCATAGCCGCGAGGCATCTTGGCTGGCAGAAGGATTTCCAAGCTAACAGCATCAAATATCGCGCTGTATTATCCGTTGTAAGATTAGGAAAAGAAGTGCGGCGAAGGCCAAAATACACACTAAAAGCATCGATAATTTACTGGGCATTAAACGAATATATCAAACTGGTTCATACCGCTGGCAGACCTAAATTATGA
- a CDS encoding GNAT family N-acetyltransferase, giving the protein MEITLDKLKDDAVIQLLTEHLADMYATSPADSVHALDIGALKHDSITFWCAREGDKVLGCVALKELDERSGEIKSMRTAAEVRNRGVASKLLAHVLEVAQSRQYDTLYLETGSMDFFAPARRLYQKQGFIDCGPFADYQPDPNSCFMSLNMTQHPS; this is encoded by the coding sequence ATGGAAATAACACTCGATAAATTGAAAGATGATGCCGTAATACAGTTATTAACTGAACATCTAGCTGATATGTACGCGACATCCCCCGCTGACAGTGTACATGCACTCGATATTGGCGCATTAAAACATGACTCGATAACCTTTTGGTGTGCAAGAGAAGGCGATAAAGTGCTTGGCTGCGTGGCGCTTAAAGAATTGGATGAAAGAAGTGGGGAAATTAAATCCATGCGCACCGCAGCAGAGGTGAGAAACCGTGGGGTCGCCTCTAAATTATTAGCTCATGTGCTTGAAGTGGCACAATCGAGACAATACGACACCCTGTACTTAGAAACAGGTTCAATGGATTTCTTTGCGCCAGCGAGGCGATTGTATCAAAAGCAGGGGTTTATTGATTGCGGCCCTTTTGCTGATTACCAGCCAGATCCCAATAGCTGCTTTATGAGTCTAAACATGACTCAACATCCAAGTTAA
- a CDS encoding aspartate/glutamate racemase family protein codes for MERIGLLGGMSWPSTIEYYRLLNEKAQAHLGEGHSARLLLSSMDYFDIRQHYPNGWDKIYPILQRELQYLNDLCPSCILICNNTLHQAFDAIKDKLNLSVPVFHMADLTAQHVYQKGHKKVLLTGTQYTMESGYYSNKIAAHGIEVIVPALEERIHIQSMQQSIAKGHATEQFTAAFEKILANYLDCDAVITACTELPLVITPTITQLEIVDPMAIQCDAAFKFACAMPS; via the coding sequence ATGGAAAGAATTGGATTATTAGGCGGAATGAGTTGGCCATCGACGATAGAGTATTATCGTTTGCTCAATGAGAAGGCTCAGGCACATTTAGGCGAGGGACATTCGGCGCGATTATTATTATCCAGCATGGATTATTTTGACATTCGTCAGCACTACCCAAATGGGTGGGATAAAATATATCCCATTTTACAAAGAGAGTTGCAGTATCTCAATGATTTATGCCCAAGCTGCATTTTGATCTGTAATAATACTTTGCATCAAGCGTTTGATGCCATTAAAGATAAACTGAATTTATCTGTACCTGTGTTCCATATGGCGGATTTAACGGCGCAGCATGTGTACCAAAAAGGCCATAAAAAAGTGTTATTAACAGGCACTCAATACACTATGGAAAGTGGTTATTACAGCAATAAAATTGCCGCTCATGGCATAGAGGTAATAGTGCCCGCGCTCGAGGAGCGTATACACATCCAATCTATGCAGCAGAGTATCGCTAAGGGGCATGCCACAGAACAATTTACTGCAGCGTTCGAGAAGATATTAGCGAATTACCTAGATTGTGATGCCGTGATCACTGCCTGTACTGAACTCCCTTTAGTCATTACCCCAACAATAACTCAACTCGAGATTGTCGACCCCATGGCCATTCAGTGTGACGCCGCCTTCAAGTTCGCTTGTGCTATGCCAAGCTAA
- a CDS encoding DUF6058 family natural product biosynthesis protein → MELINYLNEHFFTQEQLLDISKVSQQDLLSYQQQGLMPKCAYQLSLQLQSHSFFGPHHEEQIIEYYAKGYASWLGVIQSSDSADTVFEVFATRYKMALEHLKELGHRTSNPKVNSELDEHIKQEWGHFLAGIYGLCTQSGLPEDIAAKELAILEINELLGEGQLTQAQISQLRLAVNLLDSASSLFAPHERLKSSRQRLINEVRRQYQLES, encoded by the coding sequence ATGGAATTAATTAACTATTTAAATGAGCATTTTTTTACTCAAGAGCAGCTGCTTGATATTTCAAAGGTCAGTCAGCAAGATTTACTGAGTTATCAACAGCAGGGCTTGATGCCTAAATGCGCTTATCAATTAAGCCTGCAACTGCAAAGCCACTCTTTCTTCGGCCCACATCATGAAGAACAAATCATTGAATATTATGCTAAAGGTTACGCCTCTTGGCTTGGGGTTATTCAATCATCCGACTCTGCAGACACGGTTTTTGAGGTGTTTGCTACACGTTACAAAATGGCCCTTGAACACTTAAAAGAGCTAGGGCACAGGACCAGCAATCCAAAGGTGAACTCTGAACTTGATGAGCACATCAAACAAGAATGGGGCCATTTTTTAGCGGGGATATACGGTTTGTGTACTCAATCTGGATTACCAGAGGATATCGCCGCGAAAGAGTTGGCCATCCTAGAAATTAATGAATTGCTAGGGGAAGGGCAGCTAACTCAGGCTCAAATTAGTCAGCTGAGGTTAGCGGTAAACCTGTTGGACTCGGCAAGTTCATTGTTTGCCCCCCATGAAAGGTTAAAAAGTTCTCGCCAGCGTTTAATTAATGAAGTGCGTCGCCAATACCAGTTAGAAAGTTAA
- a CDS encoding GFA family protein — protein sequence MSINLTQVDGVAIQAEHRSNCHCGAVVMTISLPKGLMDVRRCDCSLCRRRGAIAASVSLNDITFIQGEQELSLYQFNTRTAKHYFCRHCGIYTHHQRRSNPSQYGINVACLAGINPLKIPNVPTYDGVNHTADSESK from the coding sequence ATGTCGATAAATCTAACCCAAGTGGATGGGGTGGCGATTCAAGCTGAGCACCGCTCAAATTGCCATTGCGGCGCCGTTGTTATGACGATTTCTCTGCCTAAGGGGCTGATGGATGTACGTCGCTGCGATTGTTCCTTGTGCCGAAGGCGCGGCGCTATTGCTGCATCTGTGTCATTGAATGACATTACATTTATCCAAGGTGAACAAGAATTGAGCTTGTATCAGTTTAATACCCGCACCGCCAAGCATTACTTCTGCCGTCATTGCGGCATTTACACTCACCATCAACGCCGCTCCAATCCCAGTCAATACGGCATAAATGTGGCTTGTTTGGCAGGTATTAATCCATTAAAAATACCCAATGTACCGACCTATGACGGTGTTAATCATACTGCAGATAGCGAGTCGAAATAG
- a CDS encoding IS3-like element ISSde10 family transposase (programmed frameshift): protein MARYSQERKDSILKKLLPPHNLTVAEVAREEGMAVQTLYHWRDNARKEGRPVPGKTLTTDDWSAEAKLAVIIETAPMSEAEVSQYCREKGLFREQVQQWKLDCLAGFQTSEVQAKTIKQQAKADKAEIKSLKHELRYKEKALAEAAALLVLNKKAQCALGGRQRGELTSLPERTKLMILIQEAYANGARLYKACIEAELSKRTYRRWYRAGVVQADLRPTAFRPEPANKLKEHEREQILAVCNEPEYASLPPSQIVPTLLDKGIYIASEASFYRVLDANDQLNHRGRSQVAVNRSKPLSYTADGPNQVWSWDITYLASVVKGQFYYLYMFEDIYSRKIVGYEVHEQECGERAAELIQRSMLREQCFKKPLVLHSDNGAPMKSLTMKAKLEELGVTASLSRPRVSNDNPYSESLFKTLKYRPQWPKSGFSSLAAAREWVEKFVKWYNDEHKHSKLNFVSPGQRHALQDSAILDKRKKVLEAAKARNPKRWSKDVRNCEAVGPVMLNPDKAPADDVINAA, encoded by the exons ATGGCTCGGTATTCACAAGAACGTAAGGACTCGATCCTTAAAAAGTTATTACCCCCGCACAATTTAACCGTTGCAGAGGTTGCACGAGAAGAAGGCATGGCAGTGCAAACCTTGTATCATTGGCGAGATAATGCCAGAAAAGAAGGTCGTCCAGTGCCAGGTAAAACATTAACAACCGATGATTGGTCAGCAGAAGCCAAGCTTGCCGTCATTATCGAAACTGCACCGATGTCAGAAGCTGAAGTGAGTCAATACTGCCGAGAAAAAGGCTTGTTCCGCGAACAAGTTCAGCAGTGGAAACTCGATTGTTTGGCTGGTTTTCAAACCAGTGAAGTGCAAGCTAAAACGATTAAACAACAGGCTAAAGCCGACAAAGCAGAAATCAAATCCCTGAAGCATGAATTACGCTACAAGGAGAAGGCGCTAGCTGAAGCTGCTGCTTTACTGGTGCTCA ATAAAAAAGCTCAATGCGCTCTGGGAGGGCGACAACGAGGAGAGTTAACGTCCTTACCTGAGCGCACAAAATTAATGATATTAATACAAGAAGCTTATGCCAATGGTGCGCGCCTTTACAAGGCTTGTATTGAAGCTGAGCTCAGTAAGCGTACCTATCGACGTTGGTATCGAGCGGGTGTGGTGCAGGCTGATTTAAGGCCAACAGCGTTTCGGCCAGAGCCCGCCAACAAGCTAAAAGAGCATGAACGAGAGCAGATATTAGCGGTATGCAATGAGCCTGAATATGCCAGCTTACCTCCCTCACAAATAGTGCCAACACTATTGGATAAGGGGATTTATATTGCATCAGAGGCCAGTTTCTACAGGGTATTAGATGCCAATGACCAGCTTAACCATAGAGGTCGCAGCCAAGTTGCAGTTAACCGCAGTAAGCCACTTAGTTACACGGCCGATGGCCCAAACCAAGTGTGGTCCTGGGACATCACGTATCTGGCCTCAGTAGTTAAAGGTCAGTTTTACTACCTGTACATGTTTGAGGATATTTACAGCCGAAAAATCGTCGGTTATGAAGTCCATGAACAAGAATGTGGCGAGCGTGCCGCTGAGCTAATCCAACGCAGCATGCTACGGGAACAATGCTTTAAAAAGCCACTGGTGTTGCACTCTGACAATGGTGCGCCAATGAAGTCTCTGACGATGAAGGCCAAGCTTGAAGAGCTGGGTGTTACCGCTTCACTGAGCCGGCCTAGAGTGAGTAACGACAACCCCTATTCAGAGTCATTATTTAAGACCTTAAAATACCGTCCGCAATGGCCAAAATCAGGTTTTAGCAGTTTAGCCGCAGCAAGGGAATGGGTTGAGAAGTTTGTGAAGTGGTACAACGATGAGCATAAACATAGCAAGCTTAACTTTGTCTCACCAGGGCAACGTCATGCGTTGCAAGATAGCGCTATCTTAGACAAGCGAAAGAAAGTTCTCGAAGCGGCTAAGGCAAGAAACCCCAAGCGTTGGTCCAAGGACGTTAGAAATTGTGAGGCGGTTGGCCCAGTAATGCTAAACCCAGATAAGGCACCCGCAGACGATGTAATAAATGCAGCTTAA
- a CDS encoding pyrimidine/purine nucleoside phosphorylase, giving the protein MSQFNNVTLVKAANVYFDGKVSSRTVQFNDGSHKTLGLMLPGEYEFGTQAKELMEIMSGELQIMLPESHTWQSIVGPQSFEARESPDNCFYFQFSRHAWCYLI; this is encoded by the coding sequence ATGTCGCAATTTAATAATGTTACCTTGGTAAAGGCCGCCAATGTGTATTTCGATGGCAAGGTGAGTAGCCGCACTGTGCAGTTTAATGATGGAAGTCACAAAACCTTAGGATTAATGTTACCGGGTGAATATGAATTTGGAACTCAGGCCAAGGAGTTAATGGAAATAATGTCAGGTGAGTTGCAAATTATGCTGCCGGAAAGTCACACTTGGCAAAGCATAGTGGGACCACAAAGCTTTGAAGCTAGGGAATCCCCTGATAATTGCTTTTATTTTCAATTTAGTAGACACGCATGGTGCTATCTGATCTAA
- a CDS encoding septation protein A: MKQLLDFLPLIIFFTVYKLVDIYTATGALIAATAVQIAILYFVYKKVEKMHLVTFAMVTVFGTLTLAFHDDAFIKWKVTIIYSLFAIALAVSQIMNKSIIKAMLGKELKADDNIWARVTWYWALFFIGCGVLNVYVAFSLPLETWVNFKVFGLTALTLLNTVISVFYIYKHAQPEQDDTAN, from the coding sequence ATGAAACAACTGCTCGATTTTCTGCCATTAATCATCTTTTTCACTGTATATAAATTAGTCGATATTTACACTGCTACTGGCGCTTTGATTGCCGCCACTGCAGTGCAAATTGCCATCCTTTACTTTGTCTATAAGAAAGTCGAAAAAATGCACTTAGTCACCTTTGCTATGGTGACAGTCTTTGGCACACTGACGTTAGCGTTTCATGATGATGCCTTTATCAAATGGAAAGTCACCATCATCTATAGCTTGTTTGCTATTGCATTAGCCGTCAGTCAAATAATGAATAAATCCATTATTAAAGCTATGCTGGGCAAAGAGTTAAAGGCCGATGACAACATCTGGGCCAGAGTCACTTGGTATTGGGCGCTGTTCTTTATTGGTTGTGGTGTGCTCAATGTGTATGTTGCCTTTAGCTTACCCTTAGAGACTTGGGTTAATTTTAAAGTCTTTGGCTTAACCGCACTGACCTTACTCAATACGGTTATCAGCGTTTTCTATATATACAAGCATGCCCAGCCTGAACAGGATGATACGGCGAACTAA
- the nhaA gene encoding Na+/H+ antiporter NhaA, producing MTKETKNVLQRGLENIHHPVSNFIRAQTTSSLFLLFATIIALWWANSDYAQSYQALIHTQLGFFIGDFELKASLKHIINDGLMVIFFFLLGLEIKREVIAGELAQAKNRRMLIICAMGGMVCPALIYSGFNWSLDSQIGWGIPMATDTAFALGVLTMVRKHIPSSLVAFIVGLAIVDDVGAILVIAIFYTQEISLMHLLSACALIGFLGVANYAGVRQPLFYFIIGVAAWWAMLKSGVHPTVAGVTIALTIPAQPKLASGKWLEKAKSIISAIQNKSKNMDVLGNKGHHEQVLKVRDFAERASTPLRRWEDALDLPVVLFILPLFALANAGVVINLSSFIESVQHPVGLGIISGLILGKLIGISGACWFALKFNIGCLPDKVDLNHVIGASLIAGIGFTMSTFIATLGFGDQDTALHVAKTSILLASVLTAILGLLYLRFVSTKA from the coding sequence ATGACTAAAGAGACTAAAAATGTGTTGCAGCGAGGGCTGGAGAATATCCATCACCCTGTTTCTAATTTTATACGTGCCCAAACAACGTCGAGTTTGTTTCTGCTGTTTGCGACCATTATCGCCCTCTGGTGGGCCAACTCTGATTATGCGCAAAGCTATCAAGCATTAATCCACACTCAGCTGGGATTCTTTATAGGCGATTTTGAGTTGAAGGCCTCCCTTAAGCACATCATCAATGATGGGTTAATGGTGATATTTTTCTTCTTGCTCGGGCTTGAAATAAAACGAGAAGTGATTGCCGGTGAGCTAGCTCAAGCGAAAAATCGGCGTATGCTAATTATTTGCGCTATGGGTGGAATGGTGTGCCCAGCGCTGATTTACTCTGGGTTTAATTGGTCACTCGATTCGCAGATTGGTTGGGGCATTCCCATGGCCACAGACACAGCATTTGCATTGGGTGTCCTTACCATGGTGAGAAAACACATTCCTTCGAGCCTAGTGGCGTTTATTGTCGGCCTCGCCATCGTTGACGATGTTGGCGCTATATTGGTTATCGCGATATTTTACACTCAGGAAATCTCTCTCATGCACCTATTAAGTGCATGCGCGCTCATTGGCTTTTTAGGCGTGGCTAATTATGCAGGGGTTCGCCAACCACTGTTCTATTTTATCATTGGCGTCGCAGCTTGGTGGGCCATGCTCAAATCTGGGGTTCATCCCACAGTTGCTGGAGTTACCATAGCCTTGACTATCCCAGCACAACCTAAGTTGGCGTCAGGCAAATGGTTAGAAAAAGCTAAATCAATAATCAGTGCAATTCAGAATAAATCAAAAAACATGGATGTACTCGGCAACAAGGGCCATCATGAACAAGTGCTGAAGGTGCGGGACTTTGCAGAGCGAGCCAGCACGCCTTTGCGCCGTTGGGAAGATGCACTGGACTTGCCTGTGGTGCTGTTTATCTTACCTTTATTTGCGCTTGCCAATGCGGGTGTCGTCATCAATTTAAGCTCATTTATCGAGAGCGTGCAGCATCCCGTGGGCTTAGGGATTATTTCAGGCCTCATCTTGGGGAAATTAATCGGGATATCAGGCGCTTGCTGGTTTGCACTTAAATTTAATATTGGCTGCTTACCCGATAAAGTTGATTTGAATCATGTGATTGGCGCATCACTCATCGCGGGAATTGGTTTTACCATGTCGACCTTCATCGCCACGTTAGGGTTTGGCGATCAAGATACCGCATTGCATGTTGCTAAAACCTCGATTCTGCTAGCCTCAGTCTTGACTGCTATTCTTGGCCTACTTTACCTTCGATTTGTGTCAACAAAAGCCTAG
- a CDS encoding bifunctional diaminohydroxyphosphoribosylaminopyrimidine deaminase/5-amino-6-(5-phosphoribosylamino)uracil reductase RibD, with translation MAEEYMLIALELSKKALPHCLPNPPVGCVLVKDGQVVGQGFTQVIGGNHAEVEALNSYTGDLAGVTAYVTLEPCSFVGRTPACAARLAHSGLKHLVLAMLDPDSRNNGKGLAMLQHAGINVELGICEAQASAFLSPYLLKPE, from the coding sequence ATGGCTGAAGAATACATGTTAATAGCGCTTGAGTTGTCTAAAAAGGCGCTGCCACATTGCTTGCCAAATCCACCGGTGGGATGCGTATTGGTGAAGGATGGTCAGGTTGTCGGCCAAGGATTTACCCAAGTCATTGGCGGAAATCATGCTGAAGTTGAAGCGTTAAACTCATATACGGGTGATCTGGCCGGTGTGACCGCATACGTGACTTTGGAGCCTTGCTCCTTTGTTGGGAGAACGCCAGCTTGTGCGGCTAGACTTGCTCATTCGGGTCTCAAACATCTGGTGCTTGCCATGCTTGATCCAGACTCAAGAAATAATGGTAAGGGTTTAGCCATGCTTCAACATGCGGGCATTAATGTCGAACTTGGGATATGTGAGGCACAAGCCAGTGCATTTTTATCACCATACCTGTTAAAACCCGAGTGA